In Clarias gariepinus isolate MV-2021 ecotype Netherlands chromosome 9, CGAR_prim_01v2, whole genome shotgun sequence, a single window of DNA contains:
- the LOC128529704 gene encoding protein FAM240B — translation MNAALIHDKLFIKSFWEKRISNHTQMTDGEEIRMKNSALSKLRDEWIIRLESRTKHIKNLNDRNAIMSREVKQTDQA, via the exons ATGAATGCAGCACTAATCCatgacaaattatttatcaagtCATTCTGGGAGAAAAGAATTTCAAATCACACCCAGATGACAGACGGTGAGGAAATAAGGATGAAGAACAGTGCTCTGTCAAA gCTCCGTGATGAATGGATAATAAGACTTGAAAGTCGAACAAAACATATCAAGAACTTGAATGACAGAAATGCCATAATGTCAAGAGAGGTCAAGCAAACTGATCAGGCCTGA
- the srp19 gene encoding signal recognition particle 19 kDa protein isoform X1 has protein sequence MAYLTTNPADENRYLCIYPSYINSKKTLAEGRRIPTEKAVENPSCAEIKDVLTAAGMNVRVENKLYPREWNRDVQFRGRVRVQIKQEDGSLCQEKFTSKKDVMFYVAEMIPKLKTRTQKSGGSDTGAQQGEGGKKGKKKKK, from the exons ATGGCTTATTTAACAACCAATCCTGCTGATGAAAACAG GTACCTGTGCATATATCCATCTTACATTAACAGTAAAAAGACATTAGCGGAGGGTCGAAGAATACCAACTGAGAAG gcTGTGGAAAACCCTTCATGTGCTGAAATCAAGGATGTTTTAACTGCAGCAGGAATGAATGTCAGAGTTGAG AACAAACTATATCCAAGGGAATGGAATAGAGATGTACAGTTTAGAGGAAGAGTGAGAGTTCAAATCAAACAAGAGGATGGAAGTCTCTGTCAGGAGAAATTTACCTCAA AAAAAGATGTTATGTTCTATGTGGCTGAGATGATTCCAAAGTTAAAAACAAGAACGCAGAAAAGTGGAGGAAGTGACACTGGAGCACAACAAGGAGAGGGagggaagaaaggaaagaagaagaagaagtag
- the srp19 gene encoding signal recognition particle 19 kDa protein isoform X5 translates to MAYLTTNPADENRYLCIYPSYINSKKTLAEGRRIPTEKAVENPSCAEIKDVLTAAGMNVRVENKLYPREWNRDVQFRGRVRVQIKQEDGSLCQEKFTSSKKRCYVLCG, encoded by the exons ATGGCTTATTTAACAACCAATCCTGCTGATGAAAACAG GTACCTGTGCATATATCCATCTTACATTAACAGTAAAAAGACATTAGCGGAGGGTCGAAGAATACCAACTGAGAAG gcTGTGGAAAACCCTTCATGTGCTGAAATCAAGGATGTTTTAACTGCAGCAGGAATGAATGTCAGAGTTGAG AACAAACTATATCCAAGGGAATGGAATAGAGATGTACAGTTTAGAGGAAGAGTGAGAGTTCAAATCAAACAAGAGGATGGAAGTCTCTGTCAGGAGAAATTTACCTCAAGTAA AAAAAGATGTTATGTTCTATGTGGCTGA
- the srp19 gene encoding signal recognition particle 19 kDa protein isoform X2 — MAYLTTNPADENRYLCIYPSYINSKKTLAEGRRIPTEKAVENPSCAEIKDVLTAAGMNVRVENKLYPREWNRDVQFRGRVRVQIKQEDGSLCQEKFTSRFLQHYFACIGVKQASGQRSIKECITVV, encoded by the exons ATGGCTTATTTAACAACCAATCCTGCTGATGAAAACAG GTACCTGTGCATATATCCATCTTACATTAACAGTAAAAAGACATTAGCGGAGGGTCGAAGAATACCAACTGAGAAG gcTGTGGAAAACCCTTCATGTGCTGAAATCAAGGATGTTTTAACTGCAGCAGGAATGAATGTCAGAGTTGAG AACAAACTATATCCAAGGGAATGGAATAGAGATGTACAGTTTAGAGGAAGAGTGAGAGTTCAAATCAAACAAGAGGATGGAAGTCTCTGTCAGGAGAAATTTACCTCAA GATTCTTGCAGCACTATTTTGCATGTATTGGAGTTAAACAAGCCTCTGGCCAGAGATCCATTAAAGAATGCATTACAGTAGTCTAG
- the srp19 gene encoding signal recognition particle 19 kDa protein isoform X3 translates to MAYLTTNPADENRYLCIYPSYINSKKTLAEGRRIPTEKAVENPSCAEIKDVLTAAGMNVRVENKLYPREWNRDVQFRGRVRVQIKQEDGSLCQEKFTSRQTCGGCQLEEFQMYSKKRCYVLCG, encoded by the exons ATGGCTTATTTAACAACCAATCCTGCTGATGAAAACAG GTACCTGTGCATATATCCATCTTACATTAACAGTAAAAAGACATTAGCGGAGGGTCGAAGAATACCAACTGAGAAG gcTGTGGAAAACCCTTCATGTGCTGAAATCAAGGATGTTTTAACTGCAGCAGGAATGAATGTCAGAGTTGAG AACAAACTATATCCAAGGGAATGGAATAGAGATGTACAGTTTAGAGGAAGAGTGAGAGTTCAAATCAAACAAGAGGATGGAAGTCTCTGTCAGGAGAAATTTACCTCAA GACAAACCTGTGGTGGGTGCCAACTAGAAGAATTTCAGATGTACTCAAA AAAAAGATGTTATGTTCTATGTGGCTGA
- the srp19 gene encoding signal recognition particle 19 kDa protein isoform X4 produces the protein MAYLTTNPADENRYLCIYPSYINSKKTLAEGRRIPTEKAVENPSCAEIKDVLTAAGMNVRVENKLYPREWNRDVQFRGRVRVQIKQEDGSLCQEKFTSSHELCMWKCSY, from the exons ATGGCTTATTTAACAACCAATCCTGCTGATGAAAACAG GTACCTGTGCATATATCCATCTTACATTAACAGTAAAAAGACATTAGCGGAGGGTCGAAGAATACCAACTGAGAAG gcTGTGGAAAACCCTTCATGTGCTGAAATCAAGGATGTTTTAACTGCAGCAGGAATGAATGTCAGAGTTGAG AACAAACTATATCCAAGGGAATGGAATAGAGATGTACAGTTTAGAGGAAGAGTGAGAGTTCAAATCAAACAAGAGGATGGAAGTCTCTGTCAGGAGAAATTTACCTCAA gccatgaattgtgcatgtggaaatgctcatacTAA
- the zgc:101664 gene encoding shieldin complex subunit 3 has product MDVCLHYKSDQDKSDDLVSISEKALEDFPRRVLPTFTPWFPSSIDGFYPIKPKKPPPVILFNQQKSSEFPPQAPEFVFPSSCCTDDQENFVKNSKRKSIAVSEPDDEHSKADLENVPKKCKRSWSAFPPKTKTPPRTQCISRHFHKTVQKYGLDLQQRAKWVISELNCAPQSIEEVWCKLSHAIKHSRLPTCNANYQRNLTQIWVYSDISYCEYIGKFMRENFQLSGELTLAVHKLGDIFKM; this is encoded by the coding sequence ATGGATGTGTGTTTACACTACAAAAGCGACCAGGATAAATCGGATGATTTGGTGTCTATATCCGAGAAAGCTCTAGAGGACTTTCCACGTCGTGTTTTGCCAACATTTACACCTTGGTTTCCTTCTAGCATTGACGGATTTTATCCAATCAAACCTAAAAAGCCTCCTccagtcattttatttaatcagcAGAAAAGTTCAGAGTTTCCCCCACAAGCACCAGAGTTTGTTTTTCCTTCAAGTTGCTGTACAGATGATCAAGAGAACTTTGTAAAAAACAGTAAGAGGAAATCAATAGCAGTTTCTGAACCTGATGATGAACACTCAAAGGCAGATTTGGAGAATGTCCCAAAGAAATGTAAACGCTCCTGGAGTGCCTTTCCACCAAAAACGAAAACACCTCCAAGAACACAATGCATCTCTAGACATTTCCACAAAACTGTACAGAAATATGGACTTGACTTGCAACAGAGAGCGAAATGGGTCATTTCTGAGCTGAACTGTGCGCCACAAAGCATTGAGGAGGTTTGGTGCAAGCTCAGCCATGCTATTAAGCACTCTAGGCTTCCAACATGCAATGCCAATTATCAAAGAAACTTGACCCAAATCTGGGTGTACTCTGACATATCTTACTGTGAATATATTGGAAAGTTCATGCGGGAAAATTTCCAGCTCTCAGGGGAGCTCACTTTAGCAGTCCATAAACTAGGagacatatttaaaatgtga